The window CGCCGAGGTTCCCGGTCTCGAGGTCGGCGATGTGCATCGAGCCGCCGCGGCCGCGGCAGTAGCCGGTTTCCTTGCCGAAGAATTCGGCGAGCATGCGCGCCACGTCCGCGCCCTTCGCGATGCAGTGGCCGTGACCGCGGTGCGTGGAGAGGATGTAGTCGTCGGGACGAAGCGGAAGGATCGCGCCCACCGCGCTCGCCTCCTGCCCGATCGACAGGTGCATCGTGCCGTGGACGAGGCCGCGCATGTAGCTCTGTTCCGCCGCCTCCTCGAACTGGCGGATCAGGTGCATGCGGGTGAGCGCGAGCGCGAGCGTCGCGTGGTCGAGCGCGGCGAGTTCGGGCCGCTCGGGGAGGGCGGTGGGACGGTCGTTGGGCATCGGATCAGGCCGCGGCCGCCACGCGCACCATCGCGTCCTGTTCGCGGCGCAGTTGCACGATGCGCAGGCGCTCGTCCGGCGAAGCGTTCGCGTAGGTGAGGGTGTCGCCCTTCGCGATCCGCTTCGTGACGCGCGCACCCTGGGCGAGGCCGAGCGGGAGGGCGCCGAGGCGCTCGGCGTCCTCGCGCGCGAACGCGAAGCCGCGGTAGCTGGTCTCGCCGATCGCGTCGAGCGTCTCGCCGGGTGCGAGGTCGCGCTTCGCGCGGGCGCCGACCTCGGCCGAGGGCACCGGAAGCGGGCGCATATGGCTCTGGCCGTGCAGCACGGCCGCGGCCGCGGAGAGCGGAACCTCGAGGCTCGTCAGGTGGTAGGGGCGGTAGAACGTGACGTAGGGCGGCTCGCCGATGCGAAGATCGCTCATGCGCTCCATCAGGCGCGGATGGCGGATCTCCGCGATCGCGAAGACGCCGGGCGCGACGCCCGGGGCGACGGTGAAATCGACCACGCCCTTGCGGCCGAGCACGCCGCCTTCCTCCTTCGGGCAGAGCACCCGGTGCAGCGTGTCGAGCGCCGCGTTCGGTCCGTGCATGCCCGGGATGTCGGGCCTCAGGCCGGTGGCGTTCGCGAGCGCCACCATCTCGACCATCGTCTTGCTGCCGTCGACGAACTCGACCAGCATGCGCGGGTTCATGTTGCGGCGCGCGGCCTCCTCGCGGTACTGGTCGGGCATCGCATCGACGCGGAACGCGTTGTTCTTGCCCTTGCCGGCGGCGACGATCGGGTAGCCCAGCGCGCGCAGGAAGTTCACGAGTTCCATCGTCGAGGACGGCTCGTCGCCCGCGCCGAGCGTGTAGACGACGCCCGCCTCGCGGGCCTTCGCCGAGAGCAGCGCGCCGATCGTGACGTCGGCCTCGACGTTCATCATCACCATGTGCTTGCGCGCGGCGAACGCCGTCAGCGCCACCTCGGCGCCCACGTTCGGGTTGCCGGTCGCGTCGATGACGACATCGACGCCCTCGGCGAGGCAGACATCGCGGTGCGAGCGGCACACGGCGAGCCGGCCGCGGGCGATCGCGCGGGCGGCCGAAGCCGCGTCGTCCACGGTCTCGAGCGGTCGCAGCGGCACGCTCGCGGTGGTGGCGGCGGTGGCGACGTTCTCCGGGATCGCGTCCGCGGCGGCCACGACCTCGATGCCGCGCATGAGGCCGGTCTGCACCAGGATGTCGGTGCCCATCTGGCCGGCGCCGACCAGGCCGACGCGCACGGGGCGTCCCTGGCGTTCGCGCGCGTCGAGCGCTTCGGCGAGCGAACCGGGGTCGGCGGAGGCGGCTTGCGTCATGGCCCGGACATTTGTAATGTTCGGGGAACATATCTCCAACCCGACCCGGTGTCAACGTGCGGCGCAGCGAAGCCGATCCTCCCGATTCCTCCGCGCAGGCGGATCTCGGCGTGCGCGCGGCGTGGCTCTACTACGTCGAGGAACTGACGCAGGCGGAGATCGCGCGCGCGCTCGGGCTCTCGCGCGCCAAGGTGATCCGGCTGCTCTCCGCGGCGCGCGAGCGCGGCGTCGTCCGCGTCGAACTGGACGCGCGCGACACCGCGGGACTCGCGCTCGAGCGGCGCCTCGTCGAGCGCTACCGGCTCGAACTCGCCATCGTGGCCCCTTCGCCCACCCGCGAGAGCGCGGTCGCGGACGTCGTCGGCCACGCCGCGGGAACTTGGCTGTCGCGCGAGGTGCGCGAGGGCATGACGCTCGGTATCGGTTGGGGCAGGACGCTGCACGCGAGCCTCGCGGCGCTGCGGGAGCGCACCGTCGAGCGGCTGTCGGTCGTCTCGCTGCTGGGCGGCATGACGCATTCGCACACGGTGAATCCCTCCGCCGTCGCGCGGCGTGTCGCGGACGCGTTGGGCGCCGAGTGCTACCAGCTCACCGCGCCGCTGGTGGTGTCGCAGGGCGCGATGCGCGATGCGCTGTGGAAGGAGCCCGGATTGAACGCGCTGCTCGAGCGCGCGCGCAAGGCGGATCTCGCGATCGTGAGCGTCGGCGACCTTTCGGCCGACGCGACGCTCTTCCGCGAGGGACTCCTTCCGCGCGCGGCGCTGCGTGCGCTCGCCGCCGCCGGAGCGGTCGGCGACGTGCTCGGCCATTTCATCGATGCCGGCGGTCGTGTCGTCGACCATCCGGTGAATCGGCGCGTCGTGGCGGTCGGGATCGCGGACCTCCGCAAGGTTCCGCGCATCGCCGTCGCGGCGGGCGGCCGGCGGAAGGCGGCGGTGATCGATGCGGCGCTCCGCGCGACCGGCGCGCGGATCCTCGTCACCGACGAGGGCGCCGCGCGCGCGCTCGTCGATTCCCGCGGAGTGGCGTCGGGCTGAAGGCCAGGCTGTCGGGCTCATGCCCGACCTACGGGAGGGGTTGTGGGTCGGCCTTCAGGCCGACATCGCATCACGCCGTCGTAGGTCGGCCTTCAGGCCGACAACAGGGATCAGGGATCAGGAATCAGAGGACAGTCGCGCCGGCGATTCCCGCGGCGGCGCATCGAGCGCCGGGACGCGTCCTCGGTGTCGGGCTGAAGCCCGACCCACGGGAAGCGGTGGTGGGTCGGCCTTCAGGGCGACATCGCGCCCCGCCGTCGTAGGTCGGCCTTCAGGGCGACATCGCGCCCCGCCGTTGTAGGTCGGCCTTCAGGCCGACAACAGGGATCAGGGATCAGGAATCAGAGGACAGTCGCGCCGGCGATCCCCGGGGCGGCGCATCGAGCGCCGGGACGCGTCCTCGGTGTCGGGCTGAAGCCCGACCCACGGGAAGCGGTGGTGGGTCGGCCTTCAGGGCGACATCGCGCCCCGCCGTTGTAGGTCGGCCTTCAGGCCGACAACAGGGATCAGGGATCAGGAATCAGAGGACAGTCGCGCCGGCGATCCCCGGGGCGGCGCATCGAGCGCCGGGACGCGTCCTCGGTGTCGGGCTGAAGCCCGACCCACGGGAAGCGGTGGTGGGTCGGCCTTCAGGGCGACATCGCGCCCCGCCGTTGTAGGTCGGCCTTCAGGCCGACAACTGGGATCAGGGATCAGGAATCAGAGGACAGTCGCGCCGGCGATCCCCGGGGCGGCGCATCGAGCGCCGGGACGCGTCCTCGGTGTCGGGCTGAAGCCCGACCCACGGGGAGCGGTGGTGGGTCGGCCTTCAGGCCGACGGGCTGCGCGCAAGCGGCCGTGCCGGCTGGCCGCAGAGCACGAGCGCGACCGCGGCGAGTTCGTCCCAGGGATCCTCGCGGCCGAGGCCCTTCGACAGCGCGTCGAGGCGCGCGACCTCGGGGACGAGCGAAGGGGCGATCTCGCGGGGAATGCGCGTTGCGGCGCGCTCGAGCGCCTTCGCGCGACCGCCCCAGACGCGCGCCTGCTTCACGGCGACGCCCGCCGGTGTTCCGTGCGCGACGAGGCCCTGAACGATCGCGAGCGCGTGCACGTCCTCGGTGAGCTGCCACACCGGCAACACCGGCGAGGTCCCTTCGTCGCGCAGCACCGAGAGGATGCGAAGCGCCCGTGCGGCCTCGCCGCCGAGCCACGCTTCGGAGAGCGCCGCGGTGTCGTAGCGCGCGACGTCGGCGACCGCGGCGACGACGCCGTCGTGGTCGAGCGTGCCTTCGGGGAGCAGCAGCGCGAGTTTCTCGATCTCCTGGCGCGCGGCGAGCAGGTTGCCTTCGCTCGATTCGGCGAGGAACGCGAGGGTGTCCGGCGAGGCCTTCTGGCCCTGCCGCGCGAGCCGCGCTCCGATCCAGCGCGGCAACTCGTCGCGGGAGAGCGGCCACACCGGAACCTCGACGCCCGCGCGCGTGAGCGCGGTGAACCACGCGGAGCCCTGGGCCGCCTTGTCGAGCTTGGGCAGGCTCACGAGCGTCACGTCGTCGGGATTGTGGCTCGCGGCCCAGGTCTCGAGCGCCTTCGCGCCTTCGGTGCCGGGCTTGCCGGTGGGAATGCGCAGGTCGATCATCCTGCGCGACCCGAAGAGTCCGAGGTTCGCGTGGTTCGCGAGGAGGGCGTCCCAGCGGAATCCCGGCTCGACGACGAAGACCTCGCGCTCCTCGCAGCCGGCGCGCCGCGTTGCGGCGCGGATCGCGTCGCCGGCCTCCAGCGCGATCAGCGGCTCGTCGCCGTGGACGACGTAGAGCGGCGCGAGCGTCTTCGCGAGGTGGCCGGCGAGCGCTTCCGTGCGAACCTGCATCAGGGCTTCTTCGCGGCTTGCAGGCGGCGCACGATCTGCGAGATCGCGTCCGACTGCATCTGGCCGATCAGCCGCTGTTCCTGGATCTCGCGGGCGAGGCGCTCGGTGTCGTCGTACAGGTAGGTGCGGCGGATCGTGATCTGGTCCTGCGGCAGCCAGACGGCGCCGTCGCCGCCGCGCAGCATGAAGTCGACGCGCATCGTCAGCAGGAACTCGCGCGCGCGGCCGCCCGGCGAGAGCGACAGCACCGCCTTGTCGTTGCCGATGTTCTGGATCTCCAGCACCACCTGAGCGCCCTGCGGGGCGTCGACCACCTTCGCCGAACCCGCTCCGGCGAGCGCGCGCTTCAGTTCCTGGGTGAACGGCAGTCCGGCGGGCGCGCCGACGTAGATCGACTCGAAGGTGAAGTTCGCGCTGCCGCGCAACTGGAACCCGCACGCGGCGACGAAGCCGGCGGCCGCGAGCGCGGCGAGCGTGCGTCGCTTCGGGAGCGGCGTCATGTGACCACGTTCACGAGCCGGCCGGGCACGACGACGACCTTCTTCACCGGCGCGCCGTTCGCGTGCTTCGCGACTTCGCCGGACGCCCGCGCGGCGGACTCGATCGCGGCACGGTCGGCGGTCGAGGGCACGACGAGCTTGCCGCGCAGCTTGCCGTTGACCTGCAGCACGAGTTCGATCGCGTCCTGGGCGAGCGCGCGTTCGTCCACCTCGGGCCAGGGGGCGTCGAGCAGGCCACCCGACTCGCCCGCGTATCCCAGGTCCCGCCACAGCACCCACGCGGTGTGCGGGACGACCGGGTAGAGGACGCGCAGCAGGATCGACAGGCCTTCGCGGACCACGGCGGCAGCGCCGGGCGCGTCGGGCGCCAGCGCTTCGAGCGCGTTCAGCATCTTGTAGCCGGCGGAAACCACCGTGTTGTACTGGACGCGCTCGTAGTCGTAGTTCGCCTGCCGCAGCGCGAGGTGCACCTCGCGGCGCGCCGCCTTCGCGGCCTCGCCCGCATCCGCGCCCGCGGCGATGCCCTGCGCACCGCGCACCGCGACGAGGCGACCCTGCGCGTAGCCCCACAGGCGCCGGAGGAACCGGTAGCTGCCCTCGACGCCCGCGTCCGACCATTCGAGCGTCGCCTCGGGCGGCGAGGCGAACATCACGAAATGGCGCGCGGTGTCGGCGCCGTAACGGCCGATGATGTCTTCGGGATCGACGCCGTTCCTCTCGGACTTCGACATCTTCGACACGCCGCCGTACTCGACCGCGGTGCCGTCGGCGAGCCGCCCGCCGACGATGCGGCCGTCCTCGAGCGTCGGCGTGACCGTCGCCGGCGGATGGTATTCGACCGCGCCCTTGTCGCTCCGCGTGAACCACGAGTGGTTCAGCACCATGCCCTGCGTCATCAGGCGCGTGAACGGTTCGTCGAAGCGCACGAGCCCCATGTCGCGCATGACCTTGGTCCAGAAACGCGCGTAGAGGAGGTGCAGGATCGCGTGCTCGATGCCGCCGATGTACTGGTCCATCGGCATCCAGTAGTCGTTGCGCGCGTCGACCATCGTCGGCGCGTCCGGGCACGCGTAGCGCATGTAGTACCACGACGAGTCGACGAAGGTGTCCAGGGTGTCGGTTTCGCGTTGCGCGGGCGCGCCGCAGCGCGGGCAGGGCACGTCGAGGAAGTCGCGGCGCTTCGCGAGCGGGTTGCCGCTGCCGTCGGGCACGCAGTCCTCGGGCAGCACGACCGGCAGGTCCTTCTCCGGCACCGGCACCGCGCCGCAGGCGCCGCAGTGGATGATCGGGATCGGCGTGCCCCAGTAGCGCTGGCGCGAGACGCCCCAGTCGCGCAGCCGGAAGGTCACCTTCTTCTCGCCGAGCCCCTTCGACGCGAGGTCGGCGGCGATCGCGTCGACCGCCGGACCGTACGCGAGGCCGTCGTACTTGCCGGAGTTGACGCAGCGCCCGCGCGCCTTGTCCTCGTACCACGGCTGCCAGCGCGTGTCGTCGAACCTCTCGCCTTCGACCGCGACGACCGGCAGGATGGAGAGGCCGTACTTGCGCGCGAACGCGAAGTCGCGCTCGTCGTGCGCGGGCACGCCCATCACCGCGCCGTCGCCGTAGGACATCAGCACGTAGTTGCCGACCCAGACTTCGACCTGTGCTCCGGTGAGCGGATGCTCGACGTGGAGGCCGGTCGGCACGCCTTCCTTCTCCATCGTCGCGAGGTCGGCCTCGATGACCGAGCCGCGTCGCGCCTTCTCGACGAACGCGCGGACCTGCGGCGAGCGCTCCGCCGCGACCGATGCGAGCGGGTGTTCGGGTGCGACCGCGACGAAGGTCACGCCCATGATCGTGTCGGCGCGCGTCGTGAACACGTACATCCGGCCGTCGCCGACGAGGCCGCCGCGGTCGTCGCGGATGGCGTGCGGGAAGGCGAAGCGCACGCCTTCGCTGCGGCCGATCCAGTTCGCCTGCATCGTGCGCACGCGCTCGGGCCAGCCGTCCATCCGGTCGAGCGAGGCGAGGAGTTCCTCGGCGTAGTCGGTGATCTTCAGGTAGTAGCCGGGAATCTCGCGCTTCTCGACCAGCGCGCCGGTGCGCCAGCCGCGCCCGTCGATCACCTGCTCGTTCGCGAGCACCGTCTGGTCGACCGGGTCCCAGTTCACGACCTGGGTCTTGCGGTAGGCGACGCCGCGCTCGAGCATCTTCAGGAAGAACCACTGGTTCCAGCGGTAGTACGCGGGATCGCAGGCGGCGATCTCGCGCGACCAGTCGATCGCGAGCCCCATCGACTGCATCTGCCGCTTCATCGTGGCGATGTTGTCGTAGGTCCACTTCGCCGGCGGCTGGCCGCTCTTCATCGCCGCGTTCTCCGCGGGCAGGCCGAACGCGTCCCAGCCCATCGGCATCAGCACGTTGTGGCCGCGCATCCGCAGGTGGCGCGCCATCACGTCGTTGATCGTGTAGTTGCGCACGTGTCCCATGTGCAGCCGCCCCGACGGGTAGGGCAGCATCGACACGCAGTAGAACTTGCCCTTCGGGCGGCCGGTGTCGTCGTCGCGCGCGCGGTAGGCGTCGGCGTCGCGCCAGGCGGCCTGGGCGGCGGACTCGATCGATTTCGGGTCGAAGCTCTGCGTGTCGGACATGGAAGGCGACTTTCGGGTGCCAGACAGGTGTCTGACCCCGGGATTTTACCCGGGCGTCCCGGCGACGAGCGTCCAGACGCCGAGCGCGGCGAACACCGCCGCGGCGGCGATGCGGATGGCGCGCAGCGGCATTCGCTCCGCGGCGAATCCGCCGGCGAACACGACCGGAACGTTCGCGGCCATCATGCCCGCCGTCGTGCCGACGACGACCGCGGCGAGCGCGTCGTACTTCGCCGCGAGCATCACGGTCGCGATCTGCGTCTTGTCGCCCATCTCCGCGAGGAAGAAGGCGACGACCGTCACGCCGAAGACCCCCCAGCGGCCGAGCGGCTTCGCCGTCGCCTCGGCGAGCGAGTCCGGTCTGAGCGCCCACAGCGCGACCGCGAAGAACGAAAGCCCCAGGATGAAGCGGAGCAGGTCGGCGGGCACGGCCGCGCGCACGAGGTTGCCGGCCCATCCGGCGAGCGCGTGGTTCGCGAGCGTCGCGACGAGGATGCCGGCCACGATCGGCCATGGCCGCCGGTAGCGTGCGGCCAGCACGAGCGACAGGAGCTGCGTCTTGTCGCCGATCTCGCCCAGGGCGACGACGCCGAACGATACGAAGAGGGCTTCCAAGGAGGGGCTTTGCGGACCGGCCGGGGAGCCACCGTGGCGGATCCGCGAAGAATTTCCATTCTATCAGGCGCTTGCCGCCGTTCCTCCGGCGCGCCCGCGGAGCGGCCGCCCCCCGGGTGGCACAATGGCGGAACCCCGCTGCGGGTTCGCCCCTCTTATCCGGGGCCCGATCCCGCGGGCAGTTCGACATGCCGACGCGACCACGACACCTGGACCGTCCGCTCCGGCGCCTGGCCGCCGCGGCGGCGCTCGCGCTCGCGACGGCGACTGCGGCATTCGCCCAGCCGGTCCGGACTCCGAACGTCGAGGCCGAACTGGTGCCCGCAACCACTGCCGGGGTTCCGGGGAAGCCGGTCACCGTGGCATTGCGCCTCGCCATGCGCGAAGGCTGGCACACCTACTGGCGCAACCCCGGCGACACCGGGCTCCCGACGACGATCGAATGGAAGCTCCCGGATGGCGTGACCGCCGGACAGATCGACTGGCCCGCACCGCACGCGCTGCCGATCGGCCCGCTCGTCAACTACGGCTACGAGGGCGAGATCTTCCTGCCGAGCGCGCTGGCCATTCCGGAAAACGCGAAGCCGGGCAGCACGCTCGCGATCGCCGCGCGCGTCGATTGGCTGGTCTGCAAGGAGACCTGCATCCCCGAGGGCGCGGACCTCACGCTCGCGCTGCCGGTCGCAACGGCCGCGGAGGCGCATCCGCGCTGGGGCGCGCCGATCGCAGCGACGATCGCGGCGCTCCCGAAGCCCCTCGCCGGCTGGACGGTCGCCGCGCAGGGCGAAGGCCAGCGCGTCAAGCTCACGCTCGCTCCGCCCGAAGGCGCCGCCGATCCGGGCCAGCTCCGCTTCTTCCCCAACGACGAAGGCCGCATCGAGGCGTCCTCCCCGCAGGTCGCGACGAAGGAAGGCGCGGCGCACGTGCTGTCGCTGCCGGTCGCCTACCAGCTCGTGCCCGGCTTCACGCGCGTCGCGGGCGTCGTCACGGGCACGAACGGTTTCGCCGGCGCAAAGGCCGCGACGATCGACGTGCCGCTCGCCGGCAGCGTGGTCGCGGGTCCGAAGCCGATCGACACCGCCGCGGCGGCGCTGCCGAGCGCGCCCGCGGTCAGCACGATGTCGCTCGCGCTCGCCGCGCTGTTCGCGTTCGGGGGAGGTCTCATCCTGAACCTCATGCCCTGCGTGCTGCCGGTGCTGTC of the Burkholderiales bacterium genome contains:
- a CDS encoding homoserine dehydrogenase yields the protein MTQAASADPGSLAEALDARERQGRPVRVGLVGAGQMGTDILVQTGLMRGIEVVAAADAIPENVATAATTASVPLRPLETVDDAASAARAIARGRLAVCRSHRDVCLAEGVDVVIDATGNPNVGAEVALTAFAARKHMVMMNVEADVTIGALLSAKAREAGVVYTLGAGDEPSSTMELVNFLRALGYPIVAAGKGKNNAFRVDAMPDQYREEAARRNMNPRMLVEFVDGSKTMVEMVALANATGLRPDIPGMHGPNAALDTLHRVLCPKEEGGVLGRKGVVDFTVAPGVAPGVFAIAEIRHPRLMERMSDLRIGEPPYVTFYRPYHLTSLEVPLSAAAAVLHGQSHMRPLPVPSAEVGARAKRDLAPGETLDAIGETSYRGFAFAREDAERLGALPLGLAQGARVTKRIAKGDTLTYANASPDERLRIVQLRREQDAMVRVAAAA
- a CDS encoding sugar-binding transcriptional regulator, whose amino-acid sequence is MRRSEADPPDSSAQADLGVRAAWLYYVEELTQAEIARALGLSRAKVIRLLSAARERGVVRVELDARDTAGLALERRLVERYRLELAIVAPSPTRESAVADVVGHAAGTWLSREVREGMTLGIGWGRTLHASLAALRERTVERLSVVSLLGGMTHSHTVNPSAVARRVADALGAECYQLTAPLVVSQGAMRDALWKEPGLNALLERARKADLAIVSVGDLSADATLFREGLLPRAALRALAAAGAVGDVLGHFIDAGGRVVDHPVNRRVVAVGIADLRKVPRIAVAAGGRRKAAVIDAALRATGARILVTDEGAARALVDSRGVASG
- a CDS encoding DNA polymerase III subunit delta codes for the protein MQVRTEALAGHLAKTLAPLYVVHGDEPLIALEAGDAIRAATRRAGCEEREVFVVEPGFRWDALLANHANLGLFGSRRMIDLRIPTGKPGTEGAKALETWAASHNPDDVTLVSLPKLDKAAQGSAWFTALTRAGVEVPVWPLSRDELPRWIGARLARQGQKASPDTLAFLAESSEGNLLAARQEIEKLALLLPEGTLDHDGVVAAVADVARYDTAALSEAWLGGEAARALRILSVLRDEGTSPVLPVWQLTEDVHALAIVQGLVAHGTPAGVAVKQARVWGGRAKALERAATRIPREIAPSLVPEVARLDALSKGLGREDPWDELAAVALVLCGQPARPLARSPSA
- a CDS encoding leucine--tRNA ligase; the protein is MSDTQSFDPKSIESAAQAAWRDADAYRARDDDTGRPKGKFYCVSMLPYPSGRLHMGHVRNYTINDVMARHLRMRGHNVLMPMGWDAFGLPAENAAMKSGQPPAKWTYDNIATMKRQMQSMGLAIDWSREIAACDPAYYRWNQWFFLKMLERGVAYRKTQVVNWDPVDQTVLANEQVIDGRGWRTGALVEKREIPGYYLKITDYAEELLASLDRMDGWPERVRTMQANWIGRSEGVRFAFPHAIRDDRGGLVGDGRMYVFTTRADTIMGVTFVAVAPEHPLASVAAERSPQVRAFVEKARRGSVIEADLATMEKEGVPTGLHVEHPLTGAQVEVWVGNYVLMSYGDGAVMGVPAHDERDFAFARKYGLSILPVVAVEGERFDDTRWQPWYEDKARGRCVNSGKYDGLAYGPAVDAIAADLASKGLGEKKVTFRLRDWGVSRQRYWGTPIPIIHCGACGAVPVPEKDLPVVLPEDCVPDGSGNPLAKRRDFLDVPCPRCGAPAQRETDTLDTFVDSSWYYMRYACPDAPTMVDARNDYWMPMDQYIGGIEHAILHLLYARFWTKVMRDMGLVRFDEPFTRLMTQGMVLNHSWFTRSDKGAVEYHPPATVTPTLEDGRIVGGRLADGTAVEYGGVSKMSKSERNGVDPEDIIGRYGADTARHFVMFASPPEATLEWSDAGVEGSYRFLRRLWGYAQGRLVAVRGAQGIAAGADAGEAAKAARREVHLALRQANYDYERVQYNTVVSAGYKMLNALEALAPDAPGAAAVVREGLSILLRVLYPVVPHTAWVLWRDLGYAGESGGLLDAPWPEVDERALAQDAIELVLQVNGKLRGKLVVPSTADRAAIESAARASGEVAKHANGAPVKKVVVVPGRLVNVVT
- a CDS encoding TMEM165/GDT1 family protein is translated as MEALFVSFGVVALGEIGDKTQLLSLVLAARYRRPWPIVAGILVATLANHALAGWAGNLVRAAVPADLLRFILGLSFFAVALWALRPDSLAEATAKPLGRWGVFGVTVVAFFLAEMGDKTQIATVMLAAKYDALAAVVVGTTAGMMAANVPVVFAGGFAAERMPLRAIRIAAAAVFAALGVWTLVAGTPG